Proteins encoded by one window of Sulfurospirillum barnesii SES-3:
- a CDS encoding peptidylprolyl isomerase: MKIKLKVLTFVTLGATLLLSPASAGTVDGISLIINKEPITLYDVFKYSQRFNLSKKEALDILVQQKLEEAEIKKLNISIDAYEVEQYLENLANSNSMSKNDFIAMIQSKNIDIVEYKDELKNKLKRDKLYRKIISTKLQQMSDGELKAYYNENLHEFSQASGFDVTIYTSTNQESLLAIKQNPMGVSKDVELKEGSFQAGKIDANLATLLNKTATNTFSTIVKSEPNYVMFYVKNKHNAQTVSFDDAKNYIHSKLSEGKEQKAIQEYFEKLKSSANIKVVRLP; this comes from the coding sequence ATGAAGATCAAATTGAAGGTGTTAACTTTTGTAACTTTAGGCGCTACGCTTCTTCTCTCTCCTGCAAGTGCTGGAACCGTTGATGGCATTTCTTTAATTATTAACAAAGAACCCATTACACTTTATGATGTTTTTAAATATTCACAACGCTTTAACCTCTCAAAAAAAGAGGCTTTAGATATTCTTGTTCAACAAAAACTCGAAGAAGCTGAAATTAAAAAGTTAAACATTAGTATTGACGCTTATGAGGTTGAACAATATTTAGAAAATTTAGCCAACAGCAATTCCATGAGTAAAAATGATTTTATTGCCATGATTCAATCTAAAAATATTGATATTGTTGAGTACAAAGATGAATTAAAAAATAAACTTAAACGTGACAAGTTGTACCGAAAAATCATCAGCACAAAATTACAACAGATGAGTGATGGTGAGCTTAAAGCCTATTATAATGAAAACCTTCATGAATTTTCGCAAGCCAGTGGTTTTGATGTAACCATCTATACCAGTACAAATCAAGAGAGTCTGCTAGCCATTAAACAAAATCCTATGGGTGTTTCTAAAGATGTTGAACTTAAAGAGGGAAGTTTTCAAGCAGGAAAAATTGATGCAAACCTTGCAACACTCCTCAATAAAACCGCTACCAATACATTTTCTACGATTGTTAAATCAGAACCAAATTATGTCATGTTTTACGTGAAAAATAAACACAATGCTCAAACTGTCTCGTTCGATGATGCAAAAAACTATATTCACTCAAAATTGTCTGAAGGAAAAGAGCAAAAAGCGATTCAAGAGTATTTTGAAAAACTCAAATCTTCTGCAAATATTAAAGTGGTACGTTTACCATAA
- a CDS encoding acetyl-CoA carboxylase biotin carboxylase subunit, whose protein sequence is MKIEKILVANRGEIALRAIRTIKEMGKQAIAVYSTADKDALYLQHADASICIGGAKSSESYLSIPSIISAAEISGCDAIFPGYGFLSENQTFVEICQHHNIKFIGPSVDSMVLMSDKSKAKEVMKKAGVPVILGSDGALKDVAQAKELAEQIGLPVIVKASAGGGGRGMRVVEKMEDLEKSFLAAESEALSAFGDGTLYMEKYIKNPRHIEVQVIGDSFGNVVHIGERDCSMQRRHQKLIEESPAIALDDKTRARLHEVAVKATKYIGYENAGTFEFLLDADKNFYFMEMNTRLQVEHCVSEMVSGIDIIEWMIRVAEGEKLFDQSALTFKGHAIECRITAEDPVKFIPSPGKITKYIIPGGRNVRMDSHAYQGYSVPPHYDSMIGKLIVWGEDRTRAIKKMKQALSELQIEGIKTVRDFHLGMMDNEDFIDNKFDTNYLSRY, encoded by the coding sequence ATGAAGATTGAGAAAATTCTTGTTGCCAATCGTGGTGAAATCGCGCTTCGTGCAATAAGAACCATCAAAGAGATGGGGAAGCAAGCCATTGCGGTTTATTCAACAGCGGACAAAGATGCGCTTTATCTTCAACATGCTGATGCCAGTATTTGCATTGGTGGGGCAAAATCGAGTGAGAGTTATCTCAGTATTCCCTCAATTATCAGCGCAGCAGAAATTAGCGGGTGTGATGCCATTTTCCCAGGGTATGGTTTTTTAAGTGAGAATCAAACCTTTGTGGAGATTTGTCAACACCATAACATTAAATTTATTGGACCTTCTGTAGATTCTATGGTGTTAATGAGCGACAAATCCAAAGCCAAAGAGGTCATGAAAAAAGCAGGTGTACCTGTTATCTTAGGCAGTGATGGCGCCCTGAAAGATGTTGCACAAGCTAAAGAACTTGCGGAGCAAATCGGACTTCCTGTCATTGTAAAAGCAAGTGCAGGTGGTGGCGGTCGTGGTATGCGTGTGGTTGAAAAAATGGAAGATTTGGAAAAATCGTTTCTTGCGGCTGAAAGCGAAGCTTTAAGTGCGTTTGGCGATGGCACGCTGTATATGGAAAAATACATCAAAAATCCTCGTCATATTGAAGTGCAAGTGATTGGCGATTCTTTTGGCAATGTGGTTCATATTGGGGAGCGTGATTGTTCGATGCAAAGACGTCATCAAAAACTGATTGAAGAATCTCCTGCAATTGCGTTGGATGATAAAACCAGAGCACGACTTCATGAAGTCGCTGTGAAAGCAACGAAGTACATTGGCTATGAAAATGCGGGCACCTTTGAGTTTCTTTTAGATGCAGATAAAAACTTCTACTTTATGGAGATGAATACACGTCTTCAAGTCGAGCACTGTGTCAGTGAAATGGTGAGTGGTATTGACATCATTGAGTGGATGATTCGTGTAGCTGAGGGTGAAAAACTGTTTGATCAAAGTGCACTCACTTTCAAAGGTCATGCGATTGAGTGTCGTATTACAGCGGAAGATCCTGTTAAATTTATCCCAAGTCCTGGTAAGATTACCAAGTATATTATTCCTGGTGGTCGCAATGTCCGTATGGATTCACATGCGTATCAAGGCTATTCTGTGCCACCTCATTATGACTCCATGATTGGAAAACTCATTGTGTGGGGTGAAGATAGAACCCGTGCTATTAAAAAGATGAAACAAGCACTCAGTGAGTTGCAAATTGAAGGAATTAAAACGGTTCGTGATTTTCACTTAGGGATGATGGACAACGAAGACTTTATTGACAATAAATTCGATACAAACTATCTTTCTCGTTATTAA
- the accB gene encoding acetyl-CoA carboxylase biotin carboxyl carrier protein: MDKNEIRELMRFFDKSDITKLKIKEGDFSIELQKGFEPTVVHGTPMVSAPMAPAVATSAPVASSVPLSSGEASVNAASAGLSIKSPMVGTFYKSPAPGAAAFAKVGDVIRKGQPIGIIEAMKIMNEIEAEFDCKILDILVADGQPVEFDMPIFMVEKV; encoded by the coding sequence ATGGATAAAAATGAAATCAGAGAGTTAATGCGTTTTTTTGATAAAAGTGACATCACAAAACTAAAAATCAAAGAGGGTGATTTTAGTATTGAGTTACAAAAAGGTTTTGAGCCTACTGTGGTACACGGTACACCGATGGTATCTGCGCCGATGGCACCTGCTGTGGCAACTTCAGCACCTGTAGCAAGCTCTGTACCTCTTAGCAGTGGAGAAGCCAGTGTTAATGCGGCATCTGCTGGATTAAGCATCAAATCTCCCATGGTGGGAACATTTTATAAATCTCCAGCTCCAGGGGCTGCTGCGTTTGCAAAAGTCGGCGATGTGATCCGTAAAGGTCAGCCAATTGGTATTATTGAAGCGATGAAAATTATGAATGAAATTGAAGCAGAGTTTGACTGCAAAATTTTAGATATTTTAGTTGCAGATGGACAACCCGTTGAGTTTGACATGCCAATTTTCATGGTGGAGAAAGTTTAA